From Acidobacteriota bacterium, a single genomic window includes:
- a CDS encoding thioredoxin domain-containing protein, giving the protein MKKTAIYISLLVLGSLAFAAGCGDGKKPANNGTAANRPVTQQTVNPAAPLGAQPPNMLGSPNASVTIEEFADFQCPTCAQIHNVLKNVQAAYGSRIKFVFRNYPLTQIHKNAFDAAVASEAAGRQGKFWDMQNIVFQNQQAWSNSTDVRTVFNGYAEKLGLDVERFKSDMAGMETKERVQRDMERGKALNVTSTPTIIINGQSVPFEQMNLESLRQIIDAELAKNPAPQQTVAPTSSPSASNASKPAANANTAKPAASNKSFTDQ; this is encoded by the coding sequence ATGAAGAAAACAGCAATCTACATCAGCCTTTTGGTTCTCGGATCGCTCGCGTTCGCAGCGGGCTGCGGCGACGGCAAGAAACCGGCGAACAACGGAACGGCGGCCAACCGGCCGGTGACGCAGCAGACGGTCAACCCGGCGGCGCCGCTCGGCGCACAGCCGCCGAATATGCTCGGCAGCCCGAACGCATCGGTGACGATCGAAGAGTTCGCGGACTTTCAATGTCCGACCTGTGCGCAGATCCACAACGTGCTGAAGAATGTTCAGGCCGCGTACGGCAGCCGCATCAAGTTCGTTTTCCGGAATTATCCGTTGACGCAGATCCACAAGAACGCATTCGACGCGGCCGTCGCCTCCGAAGCCGCCGGCCGTCAGGGCAAGTTTTGGGATATGCAGAACATCGTCTTCCAGAACCAGCAGGCTTGGTCGAACTCGACTGACGTCCGGACGGTCTTCAACGGCTATGCCGAGAAGCTCGGACTCGATGTCGAACGTTTCAAATCGGATATGGCGGGAATGGAAACCAAGGAACGCGTTCAGCGCGATATGGAGCGCGGCAAGGCACTGAATGTCACTTCGACGCCGACGATCATCATCAACGGGCAGTCGGTTCCGTTCGAGCAGATGAACCTTGAGTCGTTGCGGCAGATCATCGACGCCGAACTTGCGAAGAATCCGGCGCCGCAGCAGACCGTCGCTCCGACCAGTTCGCCGAGCGCGTCGAACGCTTCGAAACCGGCGGCAAACGCGAACACCGCCAAGCCCGCGGCGAGCAACAAATCGTTCACCGATCAATGA
- a CDS encoding Spy/CpxP family protein refolding chaperone, with product MSIKNKIISAVTAGTAIIAFSTFVSAQEVKTETPTETQKQERVERRGGKRDGMGKRDGRGMRRGKFGRRGGMMRGLRALNLTEDQKAQFKTIMESRRNAFAGNREEMRTLMTAKRDGTITPEQQQKLEAFKAEMKENGKKTHEQVLAILTPEQRAQLDARKEEMKRKREERRQLREQIKTTTPEPKKDND from the coding sequence ATGTCAATCAAAAACAAGATCATTTCGGCCGTGACGGCCGGCACCGCAATCATCGCATTTTCGACCTTTGTTTCGGCGCAAGAGGTGAAGACCGAAACGCCGACCGAGACCCAGAAACAGGAACGCGTTGAACGCCGTGGCGGCAAGCGCGACGGAATGGGCAAGCGCGACGGCCGCGGTATGCGGCGCGGGAAATTCGGCAGGAGAGGCGGAATGATGCGGGGACTCCGCGCTCTGAATTTGACGGAAGATCAGAAGGCGCAGTTCAAGACGATCATGGAAAGCCGACGCAACGCGTTCGCGGGTAATCGTGAAGAGATGCGAACGCTTATGACCGCCAAACGCGACGGGACGATCACTCCGGAACAGCAGCAGAAACTCGAAGCTTTCAAGGCTGAGATGAAGGAGAACGGAAAGAAGACGCACGAACAGGTTCTCGCGATCCTGACGCCGGAACAACGCGCGCAGCTCGACGCCCGAAAAGAGGAAATGAAGCGCAAGCGCGAAGAACGCCGTCAATTGCGCGAGCAAATCAAAACGACAACCCCCGAACCGAAGAAGGATAACGACTAA
- a CDS encoding vitamin K epoxide reductase family protein yields MNTTEQSTPVVAKLPFLATFFALFGIGDTTYLTYHHYTAEPVPCSILSGCEQVLTSQWATLGGFLPASVDFPLLAAVPLAGIGLIGYSIAFVFAVLSLRGNRKTWLVFGLHVTMMAVFSGWLFYLQGVVIEAFCQFCLLSALTSVSMFVIALVSKFWRLR; encoded by the coding sequence ATGAACACGACTGAACAATCGACGCCAGTGGTCGCCAAACTTCCATTTTTGGCGACCTTTTTCGCATTATTCGGGATCGGCGACACGACATATCTGACATATCACCACTACACCGCCGAACCGGTGCCGTGCAGCATCCTTTCGGGCTGCGAGCAGGTTTTGACGAGCCAGTGGGCGACGCTTGGAGGATTTCTGCCGGCGTCGGTCGATTTTCCCTTGCTTGCGGCCGTTCCGCTCGCCGGAATCGGCCTGATCGGGTATTCGATCGCGTTCGTCTTTGCGGTTCTTTCCTTGCGCGGAAACCGGAAAACCTGGCTGGTCTTCGGTCTCCACGTGACGATGATGGCGGTCTTTTCCGGCTGGCTCTTTTACCTTCAGGGCGTTGTTATCGAGGCGTTTTGCCAATTCTGTCTTCTTTCGGCGCTGACGAGTGTTTCGATGTTCGTGATCGCCTTGGTATCGAAGTTCTGGCGTCTGCGATGA
- a CDS encoding 1-deoxy-D-xylulose-5-phosphate synthase produces MRFLSEINSPADLRQLKVEDLQEVADEVRQFIIDTCSRVGGHTGASLGAVELAVAMHYVFDTPNDRLVWDVGHQAYAHKILTGRRDQLHTIKQYDGLSGFLRRDESVYDTFGAGHASTSLSAALGMAVARDKKNEDFHVCALIGDSSLAGGMAMEAINQAGHLKSRLIVLLNDNEMSIAPAVGALSRYLNRIKGAQSYQHLKEEIGDALESVPGFGQSLRRAAKSFKDAIAAAVLPGALVNELGFKYIGYVDGHNVPQLVRALEEAKRVDDGPVIVHALTTKGKGFPNPEKNYYAYHATGPFDPKTGIPYKSTKIVPPTYTEVFGRTMCELMESDSAVVALTAAMPDGTGIDTVLEKFPERAFDVGIAEQHAVTFCAGMACEGLKPVAAIYSTFLQRAFDQVIHDVCLQDLNVTLAMDRAGIVGADGPTHHGLLDIAYLRGYPNIVLCAPKDEAELRDMMLTSIEHPGAAAIRYPRGSGSGVDISAPPKKLEIGRAEVLREGNGETAIIAYGSMVYPAVRAAENLEKDGIDATVVNARWVKPLDAELICELARTNRILVTVEEAYLAGGFGSAIIELLEERGLLDKVKVVRMGVPDRIITHGDPKLLLAKYGLDVDGIYNRTRELVEALENRQPTRNKLKIVK; encoded by the coding sequence ATGAGATTCCTATCCGAAATCAACTCGCCCGCGGATCTGCGCCAGCTAAAGGTCGAAGATCTGCAAGAAGTCGCCGACGAAGTACGTCAATTCATCATCGATACCTGCTCGCGCGTCGGCGGTCACACGGGCGCGAGCCTCGGTGCCGTTGAACTTGCGGTCGCGATGCATTACGTCTTCGATACGCCCAATGACCGGCTCGTCTGGGACGTCGGCCACCAAGCCTACGCCCACAAGATCCTGACCGGCCGCCGCGACCAACTCCACACGATCAAGCAATACGACGGACTTTCGGGATTTCTGCGGCGGGATGAATCGGTTTACGACACCTTCGGAGCCGGACACGCATCGACGTCGCTCTCGGCCGCGCTCGGAATGGCTGTCGCCCGCGACAAAAAGAACGAAGATTTCCACGTCTGCGCACTGATCGGCGACTCGTCCCTCGCCGGCGGAATGGCGATGGAAGCGATCAATCAGGCCGGGCATTTGAAATCAAGGCTGATCGTCCTGCTCAACGACAACGAAATGTCGATCGCGCCGGCGGTCGGGGCGCTGTCGCGCTACCTGAACCGGATCAAAGGCGCGCAGAGCTACCAGCATCTCAAGGAAGAGATAGGCGACGCCCTTGAAAGCGTTCCCGGATTCGGCCAAAGCCTTCGCCGCGCGGCAAAGAGTTTCAAGGACGCGATCGCAGCGGCGGTTCTGCCCGGCGCGCTCGTCAACGAACTCGGTTTCAAATACATCGGGTATGTTGACGGCCACAACGTGCCGCAACTCGTCCGGGCGCTCGAAGAGGCAAAAAGGGTCGATGACGGCCCGGTCATCGTTCACGCGCTGACGACGAAGGGCAAGGGATTTCCGAATCCGGAAAAGAACTACTACGCCTATCACGCGACCGGCCCGTTTGATCCGAAGACCGGAATTCCCTACAAGTCCACAAAGATCGTACCGCCGACCTATACCGAAGTTTTCGGCAGAACGATGTGCGAACTGATGGAGAGCGACAGCGCTGTCGTTGCTCTGACGGCCGCGATGCCCGACGGAACCGGCATCGACACGGTCCTTGAGAAGTTCCCCGAACGCGCATTTGACGTCGGCATTGCCGAACAACACGCCGTCACGTTCTGCGCCGGGATGGCGTGTGAAGGACTCAAACCCGTTGCTGCGATCTATTCGACCTTTCTGCAGCGCGCGTTCGATCAAGTGATCCACGACGTGTGTCTTCAGGATCTCAACGTCACGCTCGCGATGGATCGCGCCGGGATCGTCGGAGCGGACGGTCCGACGCATCACGGATTGCTCGATATCGCCTATCTTCGCGGCTATCCGAACATCGTGCTCTGCGCGCCGAAGGACGAAGCCGAACTTAGAGATATGATGCTGACGTCGATCGAGCATCCGGGCGCGGCGGCGATCCGCTATCCGCGCGGAAGCGGATCCGGCGTCGATATCTCAGCGCCGCCGAAAAAGCTCGAGATCGGACGTGCTGAGGTTTTGAGGGAAGGCAACGGTGAAACGGCGATCATCGCTTACGGTTCAATGGTATATCCGGCAGTCCGGGCGGCCGAAAATCTCGAAAAGGACGGAATCGATGCGACCGTCGTCAACGCCCGTTGGGTAAAACCGCTCGATGCTGAACTTATCTGCGAACTTGCGCGCACGAACCGTATCCTGGTGACCGTCGAAGAAGCGTATCTCGCCGGCGGATTCGGTTCAGCGATCATCGAGCTTTTGGAAGAACGCGGTCTGCTTGATAAAGTTAAGGTCGTCCGAATGGGCGTTCCGGACCGGATCATCACGCACGGCGACCCGAAACTGTTGCTCGCGAAATACGGACTCGACGTCGACGGCATTTACAACCGAACGCGCGAACTGGTCGAAGCGCTTGAAAACCGCCAACCAACGCGGAACAAATTGAAGATCGTTAAATGA